Within bacterium, the genomic segment TCCTCCGCCAGTTCGAGTTTCTCCAGCATCCACTGCAGATAATCGGGATAATTTTCATGAATCCAGCGCAGCGAATTGCCGCGGTGCTTGCCGAAACCGATCACCGCCTCATTGTTCTTCCAGTAAAACTTGCGGTCCGAAGTGACCCAGCGGGTGTCGTCGGAAGCTGTACTGTAGGCCCCGAGTTTGGCGACGTCGCGGGGCAGGTCGGGATAGCGCTCCAGCTGCCCCTCGAGCACCTCGAGGGTGGCGCGCACATCGGCCAGCGCGTCATGGGCCCCCTTGAGCTCGCGGCGGCAGTAGAACCGGTAAGCCGCGCTGAGATCGCGCGGCTCGCGCTTGTGAAAAATCACCTGGGCATCGACGACACATCGCCCGGCCATATCGAGAGGGAAGCCGGCCCGCTCCATCTCCGCCTGGAGAAAGGGGAGATCGAACCGCGCAGCATTGAAGCCGGCGAGATCACTCTCGTGAAGAAGGCCACCGATGCGCGGCGCAAAATATTTGAAGGGCGGCTTGTCCGCCACGACGGAATCGGTGATCCCGTGAACCCGGCTCGCCTCGGGCGGAATCGGGATCCCGGGATGGACCAGTTCTTTCCATTCCGTCAGCGTCTTGTCGGGATCAACGCGGATGAAGGCAAACTGAACGATCCGGTCCTGCTGGACATCCAGACCGGTGGTCTCAAGGTCAAAAAAGACCAGGGGCCGGCTCAGCGGCAGGTGGAGCAGGGGCGTGTCCGGCTCATCAAATAGAAAAGACTGCTGTTCATTGGCCATGTGGAGCGCTTTCGGCTGGGTCCGTCAGGTGATCAAAAGTGCAGCGATGCCCGCGCAGGGGCACCGGATAATATAGTTTAAAATTATGTAAAAGATAGAATAAAATCAAACAATTCTTCTCAGCCACATCGAGATGAAAAAAACATGGTTTTTTGAGAAATTTTAACTAACTTGTCCTGAAAAAAATGTCTGACTAACCAATAGTAACATCATGAAACGCACCTTCTCTTCCCTTGCCGCGGCGGTTTTGCTGTGCACGGGCATGGCTTTGGCGCGCCCCTCCGGCAACAGCGGATTTGGCGTCGGTTTTATCATCGGCGCCCCCACCGGTCTGAGCATCAAAAACTGGCTCGGCCCACATCAGGCCTTCGATGCCGCCGCAGCCTGGACGACCTCCGGGGATGAACACTCCCTTTATCTCCACGCCGACATGCTCATCCAGCGCCCCAACGCCATTCATCTTGATCCGGTCTGGCTGGACTGGCACTATGGGCTCGGCTTCGCCATGAACTTCAAGGACGACACCGAAACCCGGCTGCGCATCCCCATCGGCCTCGATTATGGTCTTACCTCCATCCCCCTGGAATTTTTCGCCGAACTTGTCCCTGCCGTCCTGCTCACCCCCGATACGGGATTCGATATCGATGGCGGCCTCGGCGTGCGCATCTTTTTCTAACCTTTCGAGAGGACTGCATGAAGAACGCCCTGCCCCTGACTGACGCCTTTTCAAACCGTCATATCGGCCCCCATCCCGCCGAACGTGACGAAATGCTCGAGGTCATTGGCGTCCCTTCGCTCGACGCCCTGATCGATCAGACCATCCCCGCCAACATCCGCCTGAAAAAGCCCTTTGACACCCAAGAGCCGCTCAGCGAGTACCAGCTCCTCCAGTCGCTTGGCAAAATCGCCGCAAAGAACCGCGTCTTCCGCTCCTGCATCGGCCTCGGGTTTTACGACACCATCACCCCGCCGGTCATTCAGCGCAACATTTTCGAGAATCCCGGCTGGTATACGCAATATACGCCCTACCAGGCCGAGATCTCACAAGGGCGCCTCGAGGCCCTGCTCATCTTCCAGAACATGATCAGCGATCTCACCGCCATGGAGATCGCCAACGCCTCGCTGCTCGATGAGCCCACCGCCGCCGCCGAGGCGATGACCATGCTCTTTCGCGTCAACAGTAAAAAGACCCGCGACCCACAAAACAACGTCTTTCTGGTCTCGGACCAATGCCTGCCACAGACCATCGACGTGCTGCGCAGCCGCTCGGCACCCCAGGGCATCGAGCTGCGCATCGCCGACCTCCACAGCGCGGTGATCGACGAGCGCGTCTTCGGCATCCTGATCCAGTACCCCGATGTCAACGGCTGCGCTGAAGCGTGGACCGAATATATTGAAAAAGTACACGCTGCCGGCACCCTCGTCGCCGTGGCCGCGGATTTGCTGGCGTTGGTTATGCTCACCCCCCCGGGCGAGATGGGAGCCGACATTGTCCTCGGCTCGGCGCAGCGATTCGGCGTGCCCATGGGATTCGGCGGCCCGCATGCCGCCTTTTTCGCCACTCGCAATGAGTATGCCCGCCAGATGCCGGGCCGCATCATCGGCGTCTCCGTCGATCGGCACGGCCACCGCGCCTACCGCATGACCCTGCAAACCCGCGAGCAGCACATCCGCCGCGAAAAGGCGACTTCCAACATCTGTACTGCCCAGGCCCTGCTCGCTATCATGGCCGGGATGTATGGTGTCTGGCACGGCCCCGATGGGCTCAAGGCCATCGCCGGGCGGGTCCATCTCCTCACCCGTGTCCTGGCGGCCCATCTCAAGGCGTTGGGCTACAAGATCGTTCATGAGGTTTTTTTCGACACCCTGCTGGTGGATGCCGGCGGCGCAGCGGAGCAGATTCATGCCCTGGCTCGCGATAAGGGCATCAATTTCCGCCCGGCTGGCGGCCGGATCGGCATCGCCCTCGACGAGACCCTCCAGCAGGCCGATATCGAGGAGATCACCGCCCTCTTCGCCGCCGCCCGCGGCCTGCAGGCCCCTGCGATCGACTGGCCCGGCGAGGCGGCCACCCGCGCCGCGGTCCTCCCCCCCTCTCTGACGCGCACCTCGGCTTTCCTCAGCCATCCGGTCTTCAACGGCTATCATTCCGAGCACAAAATGGTGCGTTTCCTCAAGCGTCTCGAGAAAAAAGATCTCTCCCTGACCACCTCAATGATCCCCCTCGGTTCCTGCACCATGAAGCTCAATGGCACCGCCGAAATGCTGCCGCTGACCTGGCCCGGCTTCAGCAAGCTCCATCCTTTCGCACCGGCAGACCAGACGGAAGGATATCAGGAGATCATCAAGGAACTCGAGCACGACCTCTGCAAGATCACCGGATTCGCCGCCGCCTCCTTCGAGCCCAATTCCGGAGCCCAGGGTGAATTCACCGGCCTGATGGTCATCCGCGCCTGGCATCACGACCGCGGCGAGGCCCACCGCAATGTCACCCTCATCCCCTCTTCGGCGCACGGCACCAATCCCGCCAGCGCGGTGATGGCGGGCACCAAAGTGGTGGTCGTCGCCTGCGATGAGCGCGGCAACATCGACCTCGCCGACCTCAAGGCCAAGGCGGAACTGCACCAGGAGAACCTCTCGGCCCTCATGGTCACCTATCCCTCCACCCACGGGGTATTCGAAGAACAGATCGTCGAGATCTGCAAGATCATCCATGCGCATGGCGGCCAGGTTTATATGGACGGGGCCAACATGAATGCCCAGGTGGGATTGACCAATCCGGCGGCGATCGGCGCCGATGTGTGTCACCTCAACCTCCACAAGACCTTCGCCATCCCGCACGGCGGTGGCGGACCGGGCATGGGGCCGATCTGCGTCGCCGGGCATCTTGTCCCCTACCTGCCGGGGCACCCCTTGGTCAAAACCGGGGGCAGCAAGGCCATCCCGGCGGTCAGCGCCACGCCCTACGGCAGCGCCAGCATCCTGCTGATCTCCTGGGCCTACATCAAGCTGATGGGCAGCGCCGGCCTGACGGAGGCGACCCGATACGCCATCCTCAACGCCAACTATATCGCCGCCCGACTCGGCAAAGAATACAAGGTGCTCTACACCGGCGAGCGCGGCCGGGTCGCCCACGAGATGATCTTCGACCTCTCCGAATTCAAGGCCAGCGGCATCGAAGCGAGCGACATCGCCAAACGGCTGATGGATTATAATTTCCACGCCCCGACCGTCGCCTTCCCAGTCCATAACTCAATCATGGTCGAGCCGACCGAGAGTGAGGACAAGGCCGAGCTCGACCGCTTCTGCGATGCCCTCAGCGCCATCCGCCGCGAGATCCAGGCGGTGGTGGACGGAACAGCGGATCCGGCCGATAACGTGCTTAAAAACGCACCGCATACGGCCGCCGAAGTCAGCGCCGACCACTGGAGCCATCCCTATACCCGGGAGCAGGCGGCCTGGCCGGTCGACTGGCTGCGCACGGACAAGTTCTGGCCAGCTGTGGGCCGCATCGACGACACCTATGGCGACCGCAACCTCTTCTGCGTCTGTCCGCCGCTGGAGGCGTATCAATAACCGGTTTCGCCTGACAACCCGGCTCCATATTCAGTGATTTGCAGAAAAGAGCCCCTACCTTATGAAGGAGTTACGCTTTCATGGTCGCGGCGGGCAGGGTACCGTGCTCGCCTCGATCGCACTCGCCAAAGCCTTTTTTCAGGCGGGCTATTGGGTGCAGACCTTTCCGGTCTTCGGCTCCGAGCGCCGCGGCGCCCCGGTCGAGGCTTATCTGCGCCTCGATACCGCCCAGATCTACCTGCGCAGCAACATCTATGCGCCGGATCATGTAGTCGTTCAGGATGCCGGCTTGCTGACTTTCCTGGATGTGACCAGGGGCCTCAAGCCCGGCGGCTGGATCCTGCTCAACACCCCGGCGCTTCCGGCGGATCTGCGGCCTTTCGAGGGCTTTTGCCTTGCCTGTATCGACGCCTCCGCCATCGCCCGAGCCCACGGCCTCGGCTCGAAAACCCAACCCATCACCAATACCGCCATGATGGGAGCCTTCTCGCGTTTATTCTCCAATCCGCCCCTTGATACCGTGCTGCAAGCCATCGAAAGGGAGGTGCCCGTCAAGATTGAAGAAAATATCGCCGCCGCCCGCGCCGCCTTCGACGCGGCGACGCTGCATGGACAGGTGCATGGGACCGGCTTCTTGCCCATGGCGGGTCCCCGTTTCCGGAAGGCGGTTTCATGACGCCACAACCTGAAACGACGCTCCCCGTCCCGTTCTTCCTGCCGATCGCCGAGGCCTCGACCGCTGCCAACCGCACCGGATCATGGAGCACCCACCAGCCGCATTACCAGAACAAGACCGCTCCGTGCACCTCGCGTTGCCCCTGCGGTGAGGAGATCCCGCGCATCGAGATGCTGACTGCGCGCGGAGAATATGCCCGGGCCTGGCGCACGATTCTGCTGGAAAATCCCTTCCCCGGCAGCTGCGGCCGCGTCTGCTTCCACCCCTGCGAGGACTCCTGTAACCGCGGCGAGTTCGATACCCCGATCGCCATCAATGCCCTCGAGCGCTTCCTCGACGATCAGGCCAAAGCGACGGGTGCCGCTATCGACTTGACCCCCGGCGCGCCAACCGGCCGGCGCATCGCCATCGCAGGCGCCGGTCCCGCCGGGCTCGCCGCGGCCTGGTTCCTCGCCCTCCTCGGTCACTCCTGCGAAGTCTTTGAAGCAGCTCCCGAACCCGGCGGACTGCTGCGCTACGGCATCCCCGCCTACCGTCTGCCCGCGGCGGTCCTGGCCCGCGAAATCGGGCGCATTGAATCACTCGGTGTGCACATTCATTGCTCTGCCCCGGTCGATAGAGCCTTCGTGGAGGCGTCCCGGTCTCACTTCGACGCCCTTTTCGTCGGCTGCGGCAACGGCCACTCCCTAACCCTCGATATCCCCGGCGGCGAGCTCGCCCATGACGGTCTAGCCTTTCTCCGCGATTGCCGCACCCAGGCTGTCGCAGCGGAGCGCGCTGCTGCTGCGCATACTGCCCTGCCCGCAGCGATCATCGGCGGCGGCAACAGCGCCATCGACATCGCCCGCACCCTGCTGCGGCTCGGCCGGCCTGCGGCCATCATCTACCGCCGCCGCCGTAAGGACATGCCCGCCTTCAGCCAGGAGGTCGTCCGCGCCCTGCAGGAGGGCGTGCAACTGATCGAGCTCAGCGCCCCGCTCGCGCTGCGCCCCGCCGCGGATCATTTCGAATTGACCGTGCAGCGCATGCGTCCCGGCGAACCGGGCGCGGACGGGCGTATGCGCGTCGTCGCGGTGCCTGGCGAGACCGCAACCCTCGCCGTCGCTGCGGTCTACACCGCCATCGGCGCTACGGCAGCGCCGCCCTGGGTCGCGCTGATCCAGGATGAAACAGCCCTCCACTTCAGCCACAGCCGGCTCCTGCCGGCATCGGCCGCGGGGTTGCCGGTGATCCTGGGCGGGGATCTGGTCAACCGCGAGCAGAGCGTCGCCGACGCCATCGCCTCCGGCAAGGAAGCGGCGATTGCCCTCGACTTGCTCCTCAGGAAGGGGATCGAGACCGTCGCTCCGGGGATCGCGCGCTGCCGCGTCGGCGAGGGAGAGGCCCTCTCCATGGAAATCCATCAAGGCGGCGGCCGTGCGAACCACTCGCGCCGGGTCGTCCGCTACCCGGATCTGGTCCCGGACTATTTCTCGCCGGCGCCGGCCGAACATGGCCGCACTCTGGCTCCGGCAGCCGCCACCGCCTCCTTCGAAGAGGTCGAGGCCGCTCTCGAGGAAGAACGAGCGCTGCAGCAGGCGGAGCGCTGCTTCAGCTGCGGCTTGTGCAACGACTGCGATATCTGCCGTACCTTCTGCCCGGAAGTGGCGATCGATTGCGCATCCGCCCGCCGGATCCAATCCGAATACTGCAAGGGTTGCGGCATCTGCCTTACCGAATGCCCGCGCTGCGCGATGGTCATGGAGGAGGCGCAATCATGAGAGTGGTTCTTGAAGGAAGCCAAGCGGCTGCGGAGGCAGTCCGGCTGGCACGGGTCCAGGTGGTCTCGGCCTACCCGATCACCCCGCAAACCCATATCGTCGAAGAGCTCGCCAAATTCTGCGCAGAGGGTTCCCTCGACGGCCGCTTCATCTGCGTCGAGAGCGAGCACTCTGCCATGGCTTCGGTGATCGGAGCCGCCGCCGGCGGGGTGCGCACCTTCACCGCCAGTTCCTCGCATGGACTTGCCCTGATGCACGAAATGCTCCATTGGGCGGCCGGAGCGCGCCTCCCCATCGTCATGGCCGAGGTCAATCGCGCCCTCGGCCCGGGCTGGAACCTCTGGATGGACCAAACTGACAGCCTGGCGCAGCGCGACACCGGCTGGATACAGTTCTACTGCGCCGACGGCCAGGAGGTCCTCGATACCACCCTGCAAGCTTACCGCCTCGCCGAGGCGGTCAACCTGCCAGTGATGGTCGCCCTCGATGCCTTTTTCCTCTCGCATACCTACGAACCCGTCGACCTCCCCTCCCAGGAGGCGGTGGATCGTTTTCTTCCCCCCTTCACGCCCAAATTCCGCATGGACACAGCAGCGCCGATGAGCCTGCACGGTGTCGCGCCGATCGGTGTCTATATGGAGATGCGGCGCAGCATGCAGCTGGCCATGGAATCGGTGCCGCGCGTGCTCGCCGGAATCGAGGAGGAGTATGCCGGACAGTTCGGCCGCCGATGGGGCACAGTGGTGCCCTACCGTTGCGAGGATGCGGAGATCATCCTGGTGACCAGCGGCACCGCCGCCGGTACCGCCCGGGTGGCCGTCGACCAGCTGCGCGAAGCGGGCGAAAAAGCAGGTCTGCTGCGAATCCGGATGTTCCGGCCGTTCCCGGTCCGGGAGGTACGCGCGCAGCTCGCCGGCGCCCGCAAGGTGGCGGTGCTCGACCGCAACTGCTCCTTCGGCGCGGGCGGCATCTTCGCCTCCGAGCTCCGGAGCGCTCTGTACGGTGCCACAACGGTTCCGGTCTGGAGCTACATCACCGGACTCGGCGGCCGCGACGTCACCGTGGAAACCCTGATCAGGTTGTATACGCAAACGCGCGACGCGGAACGGCCCAAAGCCGGGAGCATCTGGCTGGAGTTGAAAGAGGAGCTTTTGCAGAAATGAGTCTGGACCAGAAGGAAGAATATCTCAATCCGGGACATGTAGGATGCCCTGGCTGCGGCGCGACCATCGCCATGAAGCTGGCCCTGCGCGCCCTGGGCGATAAGACCATGGTCGTCATTCCCGCCTCATGCTGGGCGATCATCGCCAGCAATTACCCCCAGTCGGCCCTCAAGGTGCCGGTTCTCAACACTGCCTTTGCCACGACCGGCGCGGCGTGCAGCGGCCTCCGCGCCGCCCTCGACCTCCGTGGCGACCGTGAAACCACCATCCTCGGCTGGGCCGGTGACGGCGGCACCTTCGATATCGGCTTTCAGGCCCTCAGCGCCGCCGCAGAGCGCGCCGAGGATTTCATTTATATCTGCTACGACAACGAAGCCTACATGAACACCGGCGTGCAGCGCAGTTCCTCGACCCCCTGGGGCGCCAGCACCATGACCACGCCGGGCAAGGAATGGAAACGCACCCCTAAAAAGAATATGGTCGAGATCCTGGCAGCCCATCGCATTCCCTACGTCGCGACCGCCAGCATCGCCTTCCCCGAAGATTTTGCCCGGAAATTGCTCAAGGCCCGATCGATCCGCAGCGGCCTGCGCTTCATCCATCTCTTCTCCTCGTGCCCAACCGGATGGGGCTATGCCCCGAGCGATACCATCAAGGTGGCGCGCATGGCAGTCCACGCCCGCGCCTTTCCGCTCTATGAAGTGGAAGCCGGCGAGCGCTGGATTCTCAACAGCCGCGACGGCGGCTTGCCGGTGCGCGACTACTTGCGGATGCAGGGCCGCTTCCGCCAGCTCGAAGAGGGCGACATTGCCTACATTCAGGCTTTTATCGACCGGGAATGGCAGCGCCTCAACCGGCGGGCGGAGCAATCCCCGGCCGGATAGTCTTGCTCCGACCGGCTCAGCCGCCTTTATTCGCCCCTGTTCTCCTCCACCGTCATCCTCACTTCCTGGATCTTGGGCTCCCGCTCCGGCGTGAGCGTAAAAAAGACCCGGATATTCTTCCGGACTCCCCGAAGCAAAAAAGAGCCACGCAGCCGGTCCTGGGGCTGTAGAGCGCCTATTTCGATGATTTCTCCTGTTTCATCGTACAGCTTCCGGGTCAGCCGGATCCATTCCGGCAGCGAACGGTCCAGGAAAAAATTCTCCGCGAAGATTCCGGCATCGCCCGCTCCTAGCCACCCCGGCAAGAGCTTGACCAGTTCTTTCTGCCGCTGCGCCAGGATCGGTGAATCCGCCGGTGGAAAGGGCTTCAGCCCTGCCAGGATGATGAGGGTGTCGAGCACCGCCCGGTTCACGCCGCTGGTCGTGGCGTAGGTGAGGTTGTCGAAGGAGATCACGGCGAGACCATAGTCGGGCATCATGGTCCAGTTGCAGCCAAAACCGGGCAGACCGCCGCTGTGGCCGACCGTCACCCGGCCGTCGCAATCCGACTGCCAGCGCAGCCCGTAGCCATAGGCCTGGACGGCGGGACAGGCGGTACCATCCGGGCGGTGGTTATCGAGCGCGAGGTTGTAAAACCGCCAGGGATGCTGCATCTCGCGCAGCGAAGCGCGGCACAGCGGGCCGGTCTCGGGCTCATCACGGGGCGGCCAGGCGGCAAGGTGCAGCGCGACATAGCGGGCGAAATCCTCGACCGAAGTGATCAGCCCGCCCATCGCCCCGTAGGCGCCGTGATGCGCCAGGGGCACCTCAATAAAGCCTGCGTCACCGGCGTCATAGCCACGAGCGAGCCGATTGGGTGACGCCTCCGTGTACTCCCATACCGTCGCATCCATCCCCAGAGGTTTGAAGATCTTGTCGGCGGTGTAGGTTTTATACGCCATGCCGGAGACCCGCTGCACGATCTGGCCGAGCAGGGCGAAGCCGAGATTGCTGTACTGGTAGGCGACGCCCGGCGCATACGCCAGGGAGATGCCGGGAATCAGCGCCAGCAGTTCCGCATCACTGCGAGCGAGCTGGCGGTCGCCCCAGGGATTGTCTTCGGGTAGACCGGCGCCATGGGTCAGGAGGTGGCGGAGGGTGATTTCGGGTGCGTCCGCCGTCGGATACCGCAACGCGCGCAGTTCAGGAAGGTATCGAGAGGCCGGATCGTCAAGGCTCAGGCGGCCGGCGTCGCGCAGCTGCAGGATCGCCAGCGCGGTGATGCTCTTGCTGATCGAGGCCGCGCGGAAAAGGGTTTGCGGTCCCGCTGCAATTCCCGCGTCGAGGTTGGCATAGCCGCAGCCGCCCGATAGGACCAGTTCGCCATCGAGGATCACTCCATAGGCCAGACCCGGCATATGGCGGGTGGCGGCGAAATCGCGTAAGAGCCGGTCGACCACCGCCGCGGCAGCCTTGATTTTTTCTCTGCTTGTGGCAGGCTGCGCACCAAGATCGCGTGCAAAGAGAGCCTGGGCGGCGATACATCCAATCACCCAGAAGAAAAGAACTTTACGCGGGCCCATTTTTACTCCGGAAGAAAATCCAGTAGACCGGCAGACCGGCGAGGATCACGGCGAAGACGATGGAAGTCCAGAAGGGATCGGTGATCAGGGCGTTGCCCAGAAGGTAGATGACGCCCACCAGAAAAACCGCTGGCACTACCGGATAACCCAACACTTTATAGGGACGCGGCAGATCGGGCCGCTTGCGGCGCAGGCGGTAGATCGAGGCCACACCGAGGCCGTAAAAGGGCCACATCGCCAGCACAAAGGTGTCGGTGAGCTGCTCGAAGGTGCGGGTGAGCACAAAGAGCACCCCGAGGGCCGCGGCGAGCAGGATGGCCATATAGGGGGTCTTGAAGCGCGGATGGACCCAGGCGATCGGCTTGAAGAGCATGCGGTCGTCCGCCATGGCAAAAAAGATACGCGGATTGGTCACCAGACTGCCATTGACCGATCCGAAGGTGGAGATCATCACCACCACCGAGACGATCGTAACCCCGGCCTGTCCAATCAGCGCCAGCATAGTGTCGGCGGCGATCAGCGGTGAGCCTTGCATCCGATCAATTGGGATGATGTAGAGATAGGCGGCATTCGCGAGCAGATAAATGGTGATGATCGCCAGGGTGCCGCCGATGAGGGCGCGCGGCAGATTGCGCTGCGGATTCTTAATCTCGCCGCTCGCAAAGGAGAGGTCGGCAAAGCCATCGTAGGCCCAAAGCACCGAGATCAGGGCGAGGCCGAAGAGTCCGCCCTCGACGCGGCCGCCGCAGCCGGGAGCGAAATGGGCAAAAGAGCCGCCGTGGGCATGTCCGATGGCGAAGGCGATGAGGACCAGGAGAGCAAGAGCCCCGTATTTGGCGAGGGTCGAGAGCCCGACGATGGCCGCCCCCAGACGGATCCCCACGACATTGACGACGGCGGCGAAAACGATGCATCCGGCCGAAAGATAATTGGAGAGCTGCGGATACAGGGCCGGATCATAGCCGAAGGAGCGCAGGCAGTAAGCGCCGAAGACGGTCGCGATCGCCCCGAGGGCGGAGGCGCGGATCAACAACAGCTGCGCCCAGCCAAAGAGAAAGGCGACGGGCCGCCCCCAGCCTTCACGCAGATAGGTATAGAGCCCTCCGGTCTGCGGCAGTGCGCCTGCCAGTTCGGCGATCGAAAGGGCCCCGCAAAGGGTGATCGCCCCGCCGAGCACCCAGACCAGGAGCATCAGGGCTGGATCCGGCACTCGCGCGGCAATGACCGCAGGATTGCGGAATATACCCGAGCCGATGGTGACGCCGATGACCACCCCGATGGCGGCCCAGACGCCGAGTCGGCGTTCGAGACCGCTAGGCGCTATTTGAGATTCGCGTTCTGATCCCAATTCGTGTTCTCCTGAAGCGGTTATACAATCGATGTCCACCACCCGTACGGCGCTATGGGCGTCTCATCGGCCTCCGGGCCTGATTTTCCCCCTTCTCCTTATAAAAATTCTCATAGATGGCCGGTGTGGCATTGTGAGGATAACAGCGAGTCTCCTTTTCGGCAAGATCGGCAGCGTTGTATTCAAAGCTCGATTCATACTGCGGTGGCGGTGCCGACAAGACAATGATATAGAAATAATAGGACTAAAT encodes:
- a CDS encoding serine hydrolase domain-containing protein gives rise to the protein MGPRKVLFFWVIGCIAAQALFARDLGAQPATSREKIKAAAAVVDRLLRDFAATRHMPGLAYGVILDGELVLSGGCGYANLDAGIAAGPQTLFRAASISKSITALAILQLRDAGRLSLDDPASRYLPELRALRYPTADAPEITLRHLLTHGAGLPEDNPWGDRQLARSDAELLALIPGISLAYAPGVAYQYSNLGFALLGQIVQRVSGMAYKTYTADKIFKPLGMDATVWEYTEASPNRLARGYDAGDAGFIEVPLAHHGAYGAMGGLITSVEDFARYVALHLAAWPPRDEPETGPLCRASLREMQHPWRFYNLALDNHRPDGTACPAVQAYGYGLRWQSDCDGRVTVGHSGGLPGFGCNWTMMPDYGLAVISFDNLTYATTSGVNRAVLDTLIILAGLKPFPPADSPILAQRQKELVKLLPGWLGAGDAGIFAENFFLDRSLPEWIRLTRKLYDETGEIIEIGALQPQDRLRGSFLLRGVRKNIRVFFTLTPEREPKIQEVRMTVEENRGE
- a CDS encoding 3'-5' exonuclease, which translates into the protein MANEQQSFLFDEPDTPLLHLPLSRPLVFFDLETTGLDVQQDRIVQFAFIRVDPDKTLTEWKELVHPGIPIPPEASRVHGITDSVVADKPPFKYFAPRIGGLLHESDLAGFNAARFDLPFLQAEMERAGFPLDMAGRCVVDAQVIFHKREPRDLSAAYRFYCRRELKGAHDALADVRATLEVLEGQLERYPDLPRDVAKLGAYSTASDDTRWVTSDRKFYWKNNEAVIGFGKHRGNSLRWIHENYPDYLQWMLEKLELAEETRTMLLAVLEGDYPRREK
- a CDS encoding thiamine pyrophosphate-dependent enzyme; this translates as MSLDQKEEYLNPGHVGCPGCGATIAMKLALRALGDKTMVVIPASCWAIIASNYPQSALKVPVLNTAFATTGAACSGLRAALDLRGDRETTILGWAGDGGTFDIGFQALSAAAERAEDFIYICYDNEAYMNTGVQRSSSTPWGASTMTTPGKEWKRTPKKNMVEILAAHRIPYVATASIAFPEDFARKLLKARSIRSGLRFIHLFSSCPTGWGYAPSDTIKVARMAVHARAFPLYEVEAGERWILNSRDGGLPVRDYLRMQGRFRQLEEGDIAYIQAFIDREWQRLNRRAEQSPAG
- the gcvP gene encoding aminomethyl-transferring glycine dehydrogenase, which translates into the protein MKNALPLTDAFSNRHIGPHPAERDEMLEVIGVPSLDALIDQTIPANIRLKKPFDTQEPLSEYQLLQSLGKIAAKNRVFRSCIGLGFYDTITPPVIQRNIFENPGWYTQYTPYQAEISQGRLEALLIFQNMISDLTAMEIANASLLDEPTAAAEAMTMLFRVNSKKTRDPQNNVFLVSDQCLPQTIDVLRSRSAPQGIELRIADLHSAVIDERVFGILIQYPDVNGCAEAWTEYIEKVHAAGTLVAVAADLLALVMLTPPGEMGADIVLGSAQRFGVPMGFGGPHAAFFATRNEYARQMPGRIIGVSVDRHGHRAYRMTLQTREQHIRREKATSNICTAQALLAIMAGMYGVWHGPDGLKAIAGRVHLLTRVLAAHLKALGYKIVHEVFFDTLLVDAGGAAEQIHALARDKGINFRPAGGRIGIALDETLQQADIEEITALFAAARGLQAPAIDWPGEAATRAAVLPPSLTRTSAFLSHPVFNGYHSEHKMVRFLKRLEKKDLSLTTSMIPLGSCTMKLNGTAEMLPLTWPGFSKLHPFAPADQTEGYQEIIKELEHDLCKITGFAAASFEPNSGAQGEFTGLMVIRAWHHDRGEAHRNVTLIPSSAHGTNPASAVMAGTKVVVVACDERGNIDLADLKAKAELHQENLSALMVTYPSTHGVFEEQIVEICKIIHAHGGQVYMDGANMNAQVGLTNPAAIGADVCHLNLHKTFAIPHGGGGPGMGPICVAGHLVPYLPGHPLVKTGGSKAIPAVSATPYGSASILLISWAYIKLMGSAGLTEATRYAILNANYIAARLGKEYKVLYTGERGRVAHEMIFDLSEFKASGIEASDIAKRLMDYNFHAPTVAFPVHNSIMVEPTESEDKAELDRFCDALSAIRREIQAVVDGTADPADNVLKNAPHTAAEVSADHWSHPYTREQAAWPVDWLRTDKFWPAVGRIDDTYGDRNLFCVCPPLEAYQ
- a CDS encoding 2-oxoacid:acceptor oxidoreductase family protein, which codes for MKELRFHGRGGQGTVLASIALAKAFFQAGYWVQTFPVFGSERRGAPVEAYLRLDTAQIYLRSNIYAPDHVVVQDAGLLTFLDVTRGLKPGGWILLNTPALPADLRPFEGFCLACIDASAIARAHGLGSKTQPITNTAMMGAFSRLFSNPPLDTVLQAIEREVPVKIEENIAAARAAFDAATLHGQVHGTGFLPMAGPRFRKAVS
- the porA gene encoding pyruvate ferredoxin oxidoreductase, which translates into the protein MRVVLEGSQAAAEAVRLARVQVVSAYPITPQTHIVEELAKFCAEGSLDGRFICVESEHSAMASVIGAAAGGVRTFTASSSHGLALMHEMLHWAAGARLPIVMAEVNRALGPGWNLWMDQTDSLAQRDTGWIQFYCADGQEVLDTTLQAYRLAEAVNLPVMVALDAFFLSHTYEPVDLPSQEAVDRFLPPFTPKFRMDTAAPMSLHGVAPIGVYMEMRRSMQLAMESVPRVLAGIEEEYAGQFGRRWGTVVPYRCEDAEIILVTSGTAAGTARVAVDQLREAGEKAGLLRIRMFRPFPVREVRAQLAGARKVAVLDRNCSFGAGGIFASELRSALYGATTVPVWSYITGLGGRDVTVETLIRLYTQTRDAERPKAGSIWLELKEELLQK
- a CDS encoding FAD-dependent oxidoreductase, whose amino-acid sequence is MTPQPETTLPVPFFLPIAEASTAANRTGSWSTHQPHYQNKTAPCTSRCPCGEEIPRIEMLTARGEYARAWRTILLENPFPGSCGRVCFHPCEDSCNRGEFDTPIAINALERFLDDQAKATGAAIDLTPGAPTGRRIAIAGAGPAGLAAAWFLALLGHSCEVFEAAPEPGGLLRYGIPAYRLPAAVLAREIGRIESLGVHIHCSAPVDRAFVEASRSHFDALFVGCGNGHSLTLDIPGGELAHDGLAFLRDCRTQAVAAERAAAAHTALPAAIIGGGNSAIDIARTLLRLGRPAAIIYRRRRKDMPAFSQEVVRALQEGVQLIELSAPLALRPAADHFELTVQRMRPGEPGADGRMRVVAVPGETATLAVAAVYTAIGATAAPPWVALIQDETALHFSHSRLLPASAAGLPVILGGDLVNREQSVADAIASGKEAAIALDLLLRKGIETVAPGIARCRVGEGEALSMEIHQGGGRANHSRRVVRYPDLVPDYFSPAPAEHGRTLAPAAATASFEEVEAALEEERALQQAERCFSCGLCNDCDICRTFCPEVAIDCASARRIQSEYCKGCGICLTECPRCAMVMEEAQS